In the Sandaracinus amylolyticus genome, TCACGTCGAAGGGCTCGACGGTCTGGATCGCGACCACGAACACCTGCGACGAGAGCGGGTGCAGCCGGCGCGTCGCGACGGCGCCGTCGAGGTAGAAGGCGACCTGCCCGTGATAGAGGCGCCCCGCGACCTCGCGCGCGAGCTGCTCGAGCGTCTCCGCGCGCGTGCTCTTCAGATCGACGAGGTACGCGGGGGCGACGTAGTCGAGCCGGCCCTTGCACGCGATGCCGGTCGCCTCGTCGTGCCACGTGAGCACCTCTTCGGCGTGTCCGCCGCGGAGCAGGTCGCGCACCGCCGGATGCGCGAGCGCCGCTTCCGCGCAGCGCGAGACGAGCGCGTGCTCGTCGGCGTCGACGATCACCGCGTCCGGATCGATCGACGCGCGCCACGCCGCCTTCGCTTCTTTCGCTTCCTTCCTGCGGCCGTCGCCGAAGTCGGGCTCGACGATGAAGCGGGTAGCCCAGAGCTCGGGCTCGAGCACCGCGCAGTGGATCAGCGTCCCGAGACGAAGCGCGCGCGTGTCCTCGCGCGCGTGATCGCGGCGGTACTCGAGCAGCTTCGCGGAGGTCGCGAGGTGCACGAGCGTCGACCAGTTGACCGCGTCGATCGACGCGTAGTCGACGCCGCTCACGTTCGGCCTCGGTCGAGAAGTTCGTCGTCCGCCTCGATCGCCGCGCTGGCGTCGATCGACGGGCGCGTGGGCTCCGGCTCGGCGCACCACGACGGCACCGGTTTGCCCGCGTCGATGAATAGCTGCCGCGCTCGCGCGCGGTCTTCGCGCTCGCGAGCCTCGCGCTCGTTGGCTTCGGCCACCTGCGCGATGTCCCAGGCGGCGTGCTCGGGCGACCCGGGGGCTGCCCACGGGCGCCGGAGGTCGACCTTCGGTCCGTTCATCACGCCGCCTTCCTGCGCGCTTCGTCGCGCGCCTCGAGAGCCCTCGTCTGCGCCGAGCGCGCGAGCTCCATCGCCCGCGCTGCCTTGTCGCGCTGCTCGTCGAGCCACCCCTTCGGCGCGACCGGGTATCCGCCGCCCGCGGCGTACGCGAGTTCGTCGTCGATCTCGCGGCGCGCGCGCTGCGCGGCCGCGAAGCACTCGGTCGCGAGCGCATCGAGCTGCTCGGCGCGGCGCGCCGGATCGCGGTGCTCCGCCGCGCGCGTATCCGAGCACGTCGAGCAGTAGAGTTGATCGAGCGGCTTCGTGAAGACCGAGTGCCCGCACACGAGCACGACCCACTGCTTCCCGCTCTCGCGCGCGGCGAACGTCGCGGCGTCGCACGACGCGCAGCCCTCGCACCGCTCGGGATCGCGGAACGGGCCGCGGTCGACGATGCCGTCGATGCAGGTGCCGGCGAGCGTCACGACGCCACCGCCAGACCGCCCACCGTCGCGAGGCGCGCGAGGTAGTCGCGCACCGCGTCGTCGCCCCACGCGTGCAGCAGCACGAGCGCGGAACCGAAGCTCTTAGTGACGTCGTCCTTGGCGAACGCGTCCTCGGCCGCCTCCCACCACGAGAAGGGCACGCCACCCTCGGCGACGAGACGGATCTCGGCGACGCGCTTCCGCCATCCGAGGTCGATGCGGACCGGGTGATCGACGAGCTCGGCGCTGTACCAAGGCTTCGCGGCCCACGAGTCGGGCGCGCGGAAGTACTCGTTCGCGATCGGCACGAGGCCGCGGAAGCGGATGCGTGCCGCGCAGAGCGCGCTGAGGAACGCGGTGCGCTCGACGAGCCCCTTGTGACGCACGAGGCAGGACTCGTGGACGTACGACCCGAGGCCCTCGCCGAGCACGTGCCATCGCGTTTGGTCGGCCATCGACACCGCGGTCGCCTCCCAGCCACGCGCGCAGATCGCGCAGGTGTGGCGGCGCACGTCGACGATGAACGTCGAGACCTCGCCGGTGCGATCGCGTCTCGTCAGCACGAGCTGACCGAACTCGTCGTATCCGACGCGGCCGTCGTCGGTGATCGGGCGAACGATGTTCACGCCGCCCTCGACGGAGCGAGGACCGCCATCGCGTCGACGAAGCGGTCGCGCTTGTCGCGCAGCCGCTTCTCGGCGAGCGCCTCGGCCGCGGGAAGCGTGTCCGCGCTCCCCGTCGCGAGCGGCGTCATCGACGGGTCGCGCGTGTCGGTGATCGACACGCACCAACCGGTCGGCTGGTGCCACGCGCAGACGAGCAGCTGCGCGACCACGCCTGCCCAGTGCGTCTCGTGCATCGCGACGCAGACGACGCCGAGCACGACGATCGACGTCGGGTGCGCAGGCCGCTCCGGGCGCGTCGGATCGAGCCAGCTCATCGGCCCCTCGCGATCGCGCGGTGCGCGCGGGCAGTGCGACGCGAGCGGAACGCGGCCGCGAGCATCACGACCGCGGCGTCGAAGTCCTCCTCGCGGAACATGCGGCGGGCCGCTGCGGCGTAGACGCGGGCGCGGCGCGAGGCCTCGCGCGCGATGTTCCGGTTCGCGCTGCGGATCGACGCGCGCGCGGTGAGCGCGGGCGCGATCACGAGGTCGCCCCGCGGTAGTCGCCTTCGACGCCGTGGCGGCTCGGGGCGAGATCGGGAAGACGCGACGGGCGCGGGATGTACGGGCCGCGGCGTGCGCTCTCGATGAGCTTCGAGATGCACGCGCGGATGGTCGGGTCGGTCGTGCGCGCGAGGCGCGCCTCGAGGTCTCGCGCGACCTGGCTCTCCATCGCGGGCGGGAGCGCAGCGGAGCGAGCGCGCGCGGCGAAATACGCCGTGTGATCGGCGGTCGCCTGCATCACTCGGCCTCTGCGGCGGTCGTCGCCGACTCGGTCGGCTCGAGCGACGCGGCGCGCGCGTCGGCGAGCTCGCGCTCGGCCTTGTCGAGGTCGTCGACCGCGAGGTCGAGGTCACGCCCGGCGGTGCGCGTGTCGGCTGCCTTGGTGGCGCGGACCGAACGCAGGTCACGGGCTCGCGCGATCACCTCATCGCGCCGACGCTCGACGCGCTTCTCGGCGTCTCGCACCGCAGGGCTCTTCGATGGACGGGCCACGGGTCTCCTCCTCGCGTCGCGGTCACCGCGTCGTCGATGGGCGGAGCATGCTGTGCGACTTGCCGCACGGCAAGTCATATCGATAGTCGACGGAGACTTTTCTCACTCTGCTTGCCGCTCGGCAAGGCTGAGCATCGGCGGATGAAGATCGGTCTTCACGTCGCTGCGGCAGCGGTGCTGTTTTCTCACGCCGCGTGCTACGCGCCGTATTCGAGTCCCGCGGCGGAGACTGTCAGCGTGAGCGAGCCCGCTTCCGTGGCGCCACAAGAGCCGACAGCCAACGGCGAGGACGCACTTGCCCTCGCTCGAGCTCAGTACCCCGAGTGCGCTGACGTGCGCTTCGATCGCTGGATCCACTCGGACCGCGCGTCAGTAAACGTGTGCGGCGTCTACCGAATCTATGCGTGGAGCGACGATGGCGGCGTGTACGAAGTCAATGACCTCGAGGGGTCCGCAACCGCCGCATACCCCACGAGTCCCCCGCACCCAGCGGCGTCGGGCGGCCCAGTCCGTGTGCACGGCTACTACCGGCGCGACGGAACCTACGTGCATCCGCACACGCGTCGTCGGCCGCGCTGAGCGTCAGTTTTGATCCGCGCTGGACGTCGGCGACACCAGCATGGAACGCCAGCTCGAAGACATCGCAACGGCGACGCTCGCCAAGTATGGGATGCCCTTGCCGGTCGACATCTACCGGCTGTGCATCCGCATGAAGTACGACGTGCGGCTTGGCGAACCGGGGTCACGCCCGACCGTGCTCGGCCGCACCATCTTCGTCACGCCCGAGGAACCGGAGGAGCGGCAGCGTTTCGCCGCAGCGCACGAGCTCGCGCACATGATCATGAGAGCGCTCGGGCTCTCGATCTCCGAGTCCGAGAAGCACGCGAACTGGCTCGCGTCCGCGCTGCTTCATCCTGAGGCGTGGTTCCTCGAGCGGCTCGCGGCTCGCGGTTGGGATCTGGCGGCGCTCAAGACCGACTGCCGGTGGTCGTCCTACGAGGCGATCGGCCGGCGCATCGTGAGCCTGCAGCCGGCCGTGCTCTGGGTGTGCGACCGCGGGCCCGGCGTCCGGAAGGGCTACCGCGTCGCGTCGCGCGGGCTCGTGGCGCGCCATAAGAAGCCAACGCGGATCGAGTGGAAGCTGGTGCGGGACGCCGCGGCGAGCCTTCAGCCGCAGGTGATCGCGGGCGTCGGCGCTTGGCCGCTGCCGAGCCCCGAGCACGAGTGGCTCCGGGTCGTGTCGCTCGCCCGCGCTGACGCGATCGCGATGTGACTACTCGTCGCCCTCGTCCGCCTCGGCCTCCGCCCACCCGGGCGGGCGCTGCGCTGTGGCCTTCGTGATCGCGCGCGCCGCCGCGATGTAGTCGTCGACCGACTGTGCGCCGCCCCGGAAGGGAGCGGTGCGCAGCCATTCCGTCTGCTCGGTGGTGAGTCCGTACTTCTTCGGTCCACCGATCTCGAGGAACGTCGCCCACGCCTCGCTCACCGGGGCGAGCTTCGGCCCGCGACTCTTCACGAACTGGCGGTAATGTGGCTCAGAAAGGGCCTCGTCGAAGAAGAAGTCGGGCCGGATCTTCATCGTCCGGATGACGTCGAAGAGCGTCTTGAGATCCCCACCCGCGCGCTCCCCCTTCACGAGCTTGCTGACCTGAGACTCCGACATCCCGGTCTTCTTCGCCGCATCTCGCTGGAAGCCCGGGGAGTCGCCATGACGCTCGTCCCACTCGACGCGTAGTTGGTCGAGCAGGAGACGCAGGCGCTGACCGGGCAGGAGATCGGGCGCAGGTCGCGGCATCCGCGTCTTGTCGCATGGCAAGAGTTGCGGTGCGGCTTGCCGCGTGGCATGTTCTGCGTCCATGAACCCTCGTGAGTTGTTCTCGCTCTGGCTGGAAGAGCAGGTCGCCGCGGGCGTCACGCGTACGCAGATCGCGGTGCGGCTTGGGTGCCACCCCTCGCAGCTGCCGCGATTCGAGAGCGGCGTGCGCACCCCCGATCTCGCTGTCGCATTCGCCATCGAGGACGAGACGCGGGGTTGGGACCGCGGCCCGATTCCCGCTCGCTCGTGGGTCGGCCTGATCGACGATTCCGATGCCCGCGAGGTCGTCACGCCTCGCAACGTGAAGCGCGTCGCAACCGCGGGGCAGTGCCGATGAAGGCCGATCCCGGCACGGCGCTCGACGCGGATGCCATCCGCGAGGAGACGCAGCAGGCGGTCGCCGCGGAGACGAACCGCGGGTACGCGGACTGCGAGGAGAGCCTCGAGGACATCGCCGGCGCGAGCGGCGTGAGCCGCGCGCTCATCCGGCAGTGGTGCGCCCCCATCGGTCCCGCGCGCATCTCGGTCGCCGACGCCATCCTCGCCCCGCAGCAGGTGCGTGAACGCCTCGCGCGGATGCTCGCGCGCGCCGCCGGCTTCGAGCTCGTGCCGATCGGCTCGGCCGCCTCGAAGGGCTCGTGCGACCTGCTGATGGTCGCCGAGGCACAAGGCGCGGCGGGGCACGCGATCGCGGTGGCTCTGCGTGCGATGGCCGATCGGCTCGTCGATCGCGCCGAGGCGCGCGAGGTGCGCCCGGTGATCCGGCAGGCGCGCGAGCTGCTCGCCGCGCTCGACAAGCTCTTCGAGCAGGCGGAACGCGACGGCGTCGCTCCCGTCCGCATGGGCGACCGGAGCGCGTCGTAGTTCAATGGCGCCGTCGAGCGCAGGCCGTGGTCCGTCGATCGACGAGCGCGACGCGCGCCCGCTGGGCGACGCCTATGCGCCCGTGATCGCGCCGCGCGAAGTCGCCGGCCGTGGTGAGGCGGAATGCCCGCGTGGTGCGGACTGCGCGGGATGCGGCGTCGAGCGCTGCAAGGCGTGCGGCGTGGCGCAGTGCCGACACGCGATTTCGCGCGGGGCGTGTGCTCGCTGCGAGCGCGTCCGCGGTGTCGTCGTCGCGCGCGTCCCCCTGAAGCGCGTCCCGCGCTGAGACGAACCCGCGCTTGGCGCGGAGGAGGTGATCGATGTCGAGTTCCGAAGAGGGTCCGCGCTCCGCTCTCCACTTCATCGCAGAACTCGGTGGCGGCGATGCCGCCCGCGAGATGTCCGACGAGCTCTTCGAGCTCGGCCGGCGTCTGGTGCACGAGACGACCGCACGCGATCGGACGTGCACCGGCGAGCTGACGCTCAAGATCAAGCTCAAGGCCGATCGCTCCGGCCTCGTCGCGACGTCCTACGAGATCAAGCGCAAGGACCCGTCGAAGAGCACGACCCCCGGCTTCGCGTACCTCACGGCGGGCGGGAACCTCACGAGCGAGAACCCGCGCCAGGCCGAGCTGCCCGGGCTGCGCGAGGTGCCGGGGGGACGCGCGAATTCGCCGCCCCGCGAGCCGACCGTCGGGCGCGACATCGACGACCGCAGCAACCGCGCTGCGCCGAGGGAGGTCTGATCCATGAGCAGCTACGAGGGCAACAGCGAACAGCAGGGCGACGTGCGCGCCGCGATCGAAGCCGTCGAGCGCCTCGCCACGCCGAAGGTGTGCGAGGTCGACGGCATCGCAGACGGCGAGCTCGTCGTGATCCCGAAGGGGATGGAGATCGTCGACCTGAAGCCACAGATCGACAAGCGCCGCGAGCGCCCGGAGCGGAAGAAGGGCACCGCGAAGCTCACCACGCTCGCCGCGTTCTGCGGGTTCGTGCGTCGCTTCGCCGACGACGAGTCGGCACTCTTCGCGGTCGACAACCGCAAGGCGCCGAAGCTCCTCGCGGTGTTCGACTATCACCACTCGAACGCTCGCGACGAGGTGAGCGGGCGCGTCGTCACGGCGGGGCAGCCGCGCTTCGGCGAGCACCGCGCCGAGTACGCGTTCCCGATCTCCGATGCGTGGAAGGCGTGGACCGAGATCGCGGGAAAGCCCCTGTCGCAGGGCGACTTCGCCGCGTTCCTCGAAGAGCGCATCGTCGACGTGATCTCGCCCGAGAAGCTCGGCGAGAAGACGCTCGAGCGCGTCGCCGAGATGCACATCGAGCGCCTCGCCAACTCGATCGAGCTGATGGTGCTGTCGAAGGGGCTCTCGGTCCGCGTCGACGCGAAGGTCACGCAGGCGGTGAACCTGTCGACCGGCGAGACGGCGCTCGGCTTCGAGGAGACGCACCGCGACGCGGGCGGCGGCCAGGTGCGCGTGCCCCCTGCGTTCGCGCTGAACATGCCGGTGTTCCGCAGCGGGCGCTTCTACGTCGTGATCGCGCGCCTGCGCTACCGCGTGCACGCGGGATCGATCACGTGGACGGTCCAGCTCCAGCGCGCCGACGAGGCCTTCGACGATGCGTTCGCCGAGGCGTGCGACGAGGCGCGCATCGCGACCGAGCTGCCGCTCTTCTTCGGGACGCCGGAGGCGTGATGCTGTCCGCGACGCTCACCGAGGACCAGCTGCGCGAGCGCGATGCGCTTTGCGCGTCGCTTGGGGCGGCGATCGCCGATGCGCGCGTCGGCGGACACACGATCCGCGAGGTGCGCATCGGCACCGCGCGCCTCTACCGCGCGGGCGGTGTGAAGCCGGCGATCCCGAACGCGCCTCCGATCGTGATCGACCACGCCGACGTCGACGTGCTCACTCTCGTCATCGGACCGGGCGGGGCGACCTGATGCTGGCGGTCCTCTCGAGCCTCGTGTGGCCCGCGCCGATCGGCGTGGAGCACGCGCTCGTCGACGTCGCGCGCGAGATGCGCTGCGTGCTGGTCGCCGAGGCTCGAGAGGAGCCCGCGACGAAGCCGTGCGAGGGCTGCCTGCGCCCGATCGCCGTAGCGATGTGGCGCTGCACGCTCTGTGAGATCGCGGTCCTCGCGGGCCCCGAGGTGATGCCGTGATCGACGCGACGCGGAAGGGCCTCGTGCTCGTCGGCGACTGCCGCGCGCGCCTGCGCGAGCTCCCAGACGAAAGCGTGCACTGCGTCGTGACGTCGCCGCCCTACTGGGGCCTGCGCGACTACGGCGTCGAGGGGCAGCTCGGCCTCGAGGAGAGCCCGCACGAGTTCGTCGAGAAGCTCGTCGAGGTGTTCCGAGAGGTGCGTCGCGTGCTCCGCTCCGACGGCACGTGCTGGGTGAACCTCGGCGACTCGTACGCGGGCAACCCCGGCGGGTTCCAGGGGAAGCATGGGCAGCGCGCGTCGCGCACCTTCACCGCGCGCATCGACACGAAGAAGCGCGGCCACGGGCTGAAGCCCAAGGACCTGGTCGGCATCCCGTGGCGCGTCGCGCTCGCGATGCAGGACGACGGGTGGTGGCTCCGCTCGGACATCATCTGGTCGAAGCCCAACCCGCTCCCGGAGTCGGTGACCGACCGGCCGACGAAGTCCCACGAGTATCTCTTCCTGCTCACGAAGAGCGAGCGGTACTTCTACGACGCCGATTCGATCCGCACGCCCCTCGCCGAGAAGACGTTCACCGCGTATGGCACCACGCGTCGGTCGAAGGGCACCGACGCGCTCGGCAAGATCGCCGCGCACAACATCGCGCGCGACGTGCCCGAGCGGAAGCCGCGTCTCAACGCGGACGGCGAGCCCGCTGGCGCGAACCGGCGCTCGGTCTGGACGATCGCGACGAGGCCCTACGAGGGCGCGCACTTCGCGACGTTCCCGCCCGATCTCGTCGAGCCCTGCGTGCTCGCGGGCTGCCCGCGCGAGGGCCTCGTGCTCGACCCGTTCGCGGGCTCCGGGACCACGTTGCAGGTCGCGCTCGAGCGCGGCCGGCGCGCACTCGGAATCGAGCTCAACCCCGAATACGCGCGCCTGATCGAGCAGCGTCTCGCGAGCGTCCAGTTCCCGCTGCCGATGGGTGGTGCGGCGTGATGCTCGCCGTGATCGCTCTCGTCGCGTGGACGGGCCTCGTCGCGTCGATCGCGTTCGTGATCGGGCGGAAGCGCGAGCGCGCTCGATGCGAGCACGTACGCCGTCTGCTCGTCGGCCAGCGCAACGGCGCGCAGGACGAGGGCGCGCACTGGGAAGCCGTCGCGACGTGGTGGATCCGCCACGCGATGGAGCTGCGCCGCGAGGTGCATGCGCTGCGGGGGTACCGATGAGCAACCTCGACCTCTTCGAGCCCGAGCGCCGCTCCGAGCTCGACCAGTACTTCACCGAGGCGTGGATCGCGCGGCGCGCGGCGCGCTGGATCCCGCGCGGCGCCGTCGTGCTCGAGCCGAGCTGCGGCAGCGGGAACCTGGTCGAGGGCCTCGTGCTCGCTGGGCACCCCATCGAGAACGTGCTCGCGTTCGAGCTCGACCCCGCATGGGCCGCGCACGCGCGCACGCGCTTCCCGGGGCTCCTGGTCAACGAGGGCGATTTCCTGAAGCTCACGACCGGCGCCGACGTGCCGAACACGGTCGCCGCGTCGTTGCAGAACCCGCCGTACGGCAACGACCTCGACCTGCGGTTCGTCGAGCGCACGCTGGCGATGCTCGACCGGACCGCTCCCGCATGCGTCGTCGCGATCCTCAAGACCGACTTCGAGTACTCAGACGGTCGCGCGCCCTTCTGGCGTGAGCGCGCTCGCGTGCGCCGGCGCGCGATGCTCGTCGAGCGCCCGCGCTTCGGCGCGCACGTCGACGGCAAGAAGCAGGGCGGCGCCGAGCGCAACTACGTCGTCCTCGAGATCGTGCCGCGCACCGCGCCCCGCGCGCCCGGAGCGGCCGAGGTCGTCATCGAGGAGCGCTGGTCGCGCACCGATCCCGAGTCGTGCTGGACCGGGCCGATCGCGGAGGTGCTCGCGACATGACGCGCGCTCACATGTGGACGCCCGAGACGACCGTCACCGGCGAGACGATCGCGAGGTGCTCGACCTGTGGAGCGCTCGCGACGTGGGCGCTCGCGACCTCGCCGTGCGGCGAGAGCGAGCCCAGGACGAAGCGCCGCCGGGAACCGAAGTTCCGTCGCGTCGCTCCCGAGGTCCGCGCCGAGCGCGTGAGGCGTGCGGGCGAGATGCGGGCTGCGGGTGCGTCGTACCGCGAGATCGCGGACGCCCTCGGCGTCTACCCGCAACTCGCGTGGACGTACGTGCAGGCGTACGAGCGGAGGGCCGCCGCGTGACCGAGACTGGTGCACGCGCGCGCGGCCGACGGCCGACTGACGGGCCCGACCTTCCGGCGGTGCCCTACTCCGAGCTCGGCGAGCGCATGGTCGCGCTCAGCTACGAGCTCCAGGCACGCGCGCGGCGGCTCGACACGCTCACGCGTGGGCTGAATCCGAGCGCGTACCGCCCGGGGCACGTGATGGAGCTCGCGGAGGTCCGCGAGCGCCTGCTCGCGCGCGAGGTGCACCCTCGTCGACGTAGGGCGCGCACGACGCCGCGCGGTCCGCTGCTGATGCTGCGGTGGGGCGACCGCGAGCTGTCGTATCCGCAGTGGTCGCGCGAGCCCGACGTCGCGCTCACCGCGCAAGCCATCTACGAGCGCGTGAAGCGCGGGTGGACGCCCGCGGAGGCGCTCACCACCGCGAAGGGCGCGTCGCGCCCGCGATCGGAGGCCGCGTGAGCGAGCTGACCCTCATCGACTTCGAGGCCCTCTACGACGGCGGCGACGAGCTCTTCATGCTCGGCGCCGAGTCGGCGTGGTGCGCTGTCGCGTCACGCCCGGGCGTGCTCGCGTCCGATATTCTCGCGCGTCTCACGCGCCCGCCGCGCTCGGTCCCGCCGACGATGCGCAGCACGCTCGAGCGCGCACGTTCCGCGCCGTCGAGCACCATCGATCAGAGCAAGCTGGCCTGGCTCGCGCGGAAGGCGGACCGCGACGGCGTCTGCGTGGTCGCCGGCGTGCCAGTCGATCGGCGCTTCGTGATCCACGCGATGGGTCTCGCGAAGGGCCACGGCGACGCGAGCGTCGAAGTCGCGCAGATGGCCGTCGCGTCGCTCGGCCTCGGGCATCCCGTGCTCGTCGTGCGGGGCGCCCTCTGGACGCTGATGGTCGCGCCCCTCGCGCGCGCCGGCGAGGGGTTCTCGGCGTGACGCGCAAGCGGCCTCACTGGAAGCGCGAGAACCGCGCGCGACACTGGCTCCGGAAGCGCGTGATCGACGCGGCCGGCGGTCGGTGCCTCGGCTGTGGCGAGATGGTGAACCTCATCGAGAACCACCCGCTGCAGGCGACGCTCGATCACGTCGTGCCGCTCGCGCGCGGCGGCCGGCACGTGCTCGCTAACGTCCAGCTGCTCTGCCGCGCGTGCAACCAGCGGAAGGGCTGCACGCCGCCCGAGTTCTGGACCCGCTACGACGAGGAGCACGCAGCGTGAGCGGCAAGCGCGGACGACCGAGGCGCGAGCGCTACGCGCTGCTCATGGGCGGGCTCTGGAAGAACCCGAAGATCCGTCGCATCTCCAACGAGGCGCTCGGCGTGCTCACGCGCGCGTGGTCCTACGCGGCGTCCGAGATGACCGATGGCCTCGTGCCGGTCGAGATGCTCGAGATGTGGGCGAAGCCGAAGCGCTGGCCCGCGATCCGCGCCGAGCTCACCGCGCGACATCCCGCGTCCGATGGGTGCCGCGGCGAGCCGCTCATCGCGATCGACGCAGGAGAGATCGACGCGCTCTGCCACGACTTCACCACCATCAACATCACGCGCGCGAACTGGGAAAAGCAGCTCGAAGCCGACCGGAACAGGAAGGGTCCGAAGGGTGGATTTCCGGATGGAAATCCGACCGGAAACGGACCCGGAAATCCGACCGGAAATGACCCGGATTTCCAACCGGACGCTCCGGACGAGGACGAAGACGAAGAGATCTCCTCGCTACGCTCGGAGTCGCGTGCGCGCGACGCTGGCCGGTCGGAAAATCCAAAGCCCGCGCCGACGCCACCCCCGAGCCCCGCCGAACTGCACGGGCTCGGCATGCGCGCCACCGACCCGTCGAAGTCGGGGCTCGTGCGGCTGTGGGCCGAGGCCTACGCGACGAAGCGCCGCAACGCGAAGTGCGTGTGGCTCGGACGCTCGCAGGTCGACGCGATCGTGCGAGGCGCCCCGATGCCGGCGCATCGAACGCAGGCCGACGCGCTCGAGGCGCTCGCGCAGTGGCTCGCCGACGAGCACCGCGCGGCCGAGCACGCCGCGATCGTCGAGCGAGTGCTCGCCGGGGCGTTCGCCGATCCGTGGATGCGCGAAGCGACCTACCCGCTCGCGCGGATCGCGGCGGAGCCCGGCCGGTACCTGCAGGCGCCCGCAAGAGGCCGTGCGGCGCTGCCCTCGGCCGACGAGCACGCGGCGAACGCGACGACCGACGAGGAGCTCGGGCAGCTCGGGCTGTTGCCCGACGAGACGCCCGAGGGGCGCGCAGCGCTCGAGCGGCGCCTGAACACGTACGCGAAGGGGGTGCTCGGTGGCTGACGGCGAGACGAAGGCGCCTCCGTGCGCCGAGTGCGGTTCGAGCGAGCACGTCCTCGACGCGTGCCCGCTGCGCGCGATGATCGAGCGCGACGCTCGCCTTCGACGTGAGCGCGAGGAGCGCCGCGGGGCCGAGCGACCTCTCGCGCCTGTCGGTCGTGATCTCGCCGCCGTGATCGAGGCGACCGCCGCGATGGCGACCGCGAGCGACGAGGACATCCACCGGATGGAGGTTCGGCTCCGTCGGCAGGAGCGCAACGAGCGGCTCCTCGCGAGCGGGGTCGCAGAGCCCGGACCGCTTCGAGACGAAGACCGGAGGATGCTGCTCGACGAGACCTTCGATCCAAACAAGCACGCGATGCGCGTCGTGCGCGGGTGGCTCGCTCGAGCGACCGACACCGTCACGCCCGATCGCAACATGCTCGTGCTGTGTGGCGAGCGGGGCACCGGCAAGACGCTCGCGGCTGCGTGGGCGATCGCGCAGATGGGCGGCCGGTACGTGACGCTCGAGGAGTACCTGCGCGACTACGCGCGGTGGCAGCGCGATCGCTCGCGCGAGGACGGAGGCAAGGCCGAACTCTCGCGGTACGACGCGAGCGGCCTGCTCGTGATCGACGAGCTCCGCGGCGACCTCTCGCGCGACGACCTCGACGACTGGCTCGCGAAGCTCGAGCGCCCCGCGTGGCACCGCATCGTCGACCGTCGACAGTCGCGACGTAGGCAGCTCACGATCGCGCTCACCAACGCGAAGAAGGGCGAGGTCGAACCTCCCTCGGGCTTCCTCGGCGCGCTCGTCGATGGGACGTACGACGGTCGCACCTACGACCGCATGCGTCGCGACGCGTACGTGATCGGGATCGAGGGCAAGAGCATGCGCGGCGGTGCGCTGTGACCGAGCTCCGCTACACGCTCCCGGGCCGCCCCGTCACGTGGAAGCGCGCCCGCTCGAAGGGCTCGCAGCGCTGGACGGACCCCGCGATGCGCGCTGCGCAGCACGCTCACGCCCTGCTCGTGCAGTCGCTCGTAGCGCGCATGCGCACGTGGCCGCTCGAAGCGCACTACACGCTCGAGGTCGTCGCGTACTGCGCCCCGGTGCAGCGTGGCGACGCCGACAACTACGCGAAGCTCGTGGCCGATGCGTTGCAGGGCGTCGCCTACACGAACGACCGGCGCCTCGTCGACGTCCGTGGGCGACGTGAGATCGACGCAGCCAGCCCGCGCACCGAGGTCGTGCTGCGCGTCGTGGAGTGTGCTCGATGAGCGCCCACCCCGACGCGACGCTCCCCGTCACCCCGCTGCGCGCGTGGCGTCACTCGGATCGCGGCTTCCCGTGGACGAAGCTCGAGAAGCGCACCGGCGTGCCGCTTCGCACCATCATGGCGATCGCGGCGGGGCGGCGGGCATCTCCTGAGAACGCCCAGAGGATCTCGAAGGCGACGGGAATCCCGATGCGCGATCTGCTCGGCCTGCCGAGTGCGAAGCGCGAGGAGCGCGTCGCGACGGTGATCGCCGAACTCGACACCGAGATCGACCGCGACATCGCGACCGACAGGCGCGTGATCGAAGCAGTCCGCGCACGCGACGAGCGCGTCGCCAAGGTCGTTGCGCAGGCCATCGACGA is a window encoding:
- a CDS encoding ATP-binding protein, with the protein product MADGETKAPPCAECGSSEHVLDACPLRAMIERDARLRREREERRGAERPLAPVGRDLAAVIEATAAMATASDEDIHRMEVRLRRQERNERLLASGVAEPGPLRDEDRRMLLDETFDPNKHAMRVVRGWLARATDTVTPDRNMLVLCGERGTGKTLAAAWAIAQMGGRYVTLEEYLRDYARWQRDRSREDGGKAELSRYDASGLLVIDELRGDLSRDDLDDWLAKLERPAWHRIVDRRQSRRRQLTIALTNAKKGEVEPPSGFLGALVDGTYDGRTYDRMRRDAYVIGIEGKSMRGGAL
- a CDS encoding RusA family crossover junction endodeoxyribonuclease — its product is MTELRYTLPGRPVTWKRARSKGSQRWTDPAMRAAQHAHALLVQSLVARMRTWPLEAHYTLEVVAYCAPVQRGDADNYAKLVADALQGVAYTNDRRLVDVRGRREIDAASPRTEVVLRVVECAR
- a CDS encoding helix-turn-helix domain-containing protein, with product MSAHPDATLPVTPLRAWRHSDRGFPWTKLEKRTGVPLRTIMAIAAGRRASPENAQRISKATGIPMRDLLGLPSAKREERVATVIAELDTEIDRDIATDRRVIEAVRARDERVAKVVAQAIDESATERSTRRRRGVDL